A genome region from Ignavibacteriota bacterium includes the following:
- the rpsU gene encoding 30S ribosomal protein S21 — MVGIVVSENEPIDRAIKRFKKKYERSGVLKEFKKRAYFTKPSVKKRMKRLKAIRRALRNAAEAS, encoded by the coding sequence TTGGTCGGCATTGTCGTTTCAGAAAATGAACCCATCGATCGTGCGATAAAGCGTTTCAAGAAGAAATACGAGCGCTCTGGCGTACTGAAAGAGTTCAAGAAGCGCGCGTATTTCACGAAGCCCTCCGTCAAAAAACGGATGAAGCGTCTGAAAGCCATCCGTCGCGCCCTGCGGAACGCCGCAGAAGCATCCTGA
- a CDS encoding histone H1, with translation MDRLQELKDLLATFEKDFVKFYEKGNKSAGTRVRKHMNELKRKAQEIRKEVQERKAADGGTPAAEGAEE, from the coding sequence ATGGACAGACTCCAGGAACTGAAAGACCTTCTTGCGACGTTCGAGAAGGACTTCGTAAAATTCTATGAGAAGGGGAACAAGTCCGCAGGGACGCGTGTGCGCAAGCACATGAACGAACTGAAGCGGAAAGCTCAGGAGATCCGCAAGGAAGTCCAGGAGCGGAAGGCGGCCGATGGTGGTACGCCGGCGGCCGAAGGCGCGGAGGAATAG
- a CDS encoding deoxyhypusine synthase, giving the protein MKAHKSRFLKGKAIATKPIPANVPVTVLVEQYFQAYNAGRLGEACQLFTGRMLAKDVTVGMSLTGALTPAGLGGSCVVPLIENGFVDWIVSTGANLYHDTHFSIGRTLHKGTPFVDDRLLRKEGVIRIYDILFDYEVLLSTDDFFRTVMRNPEFQRRMGTAEMHYLMGKYVAERERVLGVKNASMLAAAYRCGVPVYTSSPGDSSIGMNIAEASLAGFGVQIDVLRDVNETAALVLDAKRRGGKSGVLIFGGGSPKNFMLQTEPQIQEVLNIKEKGHDFFLQITDARPDTGGLSGATPSEAVSWGKVDPSMLPDTVVVYLDSTVAMPILTSYALARKKKRRLKRLYDRREEAMALLKREYEKASTRSR; this is encoded by the coding sequence ATGAAAGCCCATAAGAGTAGATTCCTTAAAGGGAAGGCGATCGCGACGAAGCCGATCCCTGCCAATGTGCCGGTGACTGTTCTGGTCGAACAGTATTTTCAGGCGTACAATGCGGGTCGTCTTGGTGAAGCATGCCAGTTGTTCACGGGCCGGATGCTTGCCAAGGACGTCACGGTTGGGATGAGTCTGACCGGTGCCTTGACACCTGCCGGGCTGGGCGGGTCATGTGTTGTTCCGCTCATTGAGAACGGATTTGTGGATTGGATCGTCAGTACCGGGGCGAATTTGTATCATGATACGCATTTCTCGATCGGCAGGACCCTGCACAAGGGGACGCCGTTCGTGGACGACCGGTTATTGCGTAAAGAAGGCGTCATTCGTATCTATGACATCCTGTTCGATTATGAGGTGCTTTTGAGCACCGACGATTTTTTCCGGACGGTGATGCGCAATCCCGAATTCCAGCGCCGGATGGGGACCGCGGAGATGCATTATCTGATGGGCAAATATGTTGCGGAGCGTGAGCGGGTGCTTGGCGTGAAGAATGCGAGCATGCTCGCGGCCGCGTATCGCTGTGGCGTTCCGGTGTACACGTCATCCCCGGGCGATAGCTCCATCGGCATGAACATCGCAGAAGCCTCGCTTGCTGGTTTCGGGGTCCAGATCGATGTTTTGCGGGACGTCAATGAGACCGCGGCACTTGTCCTTGATGCGAAGCGCCGTGGGGGGAAGAGTGGAGTGTTGATCTTCGGGGGCGGCTCGCCGAAGAATTTCATGTTGCAGACCGAACCGCAGATCCAGGAAGTGCTCAACATCAAGGAAAAGGGGCACGACTTCTTCCTGCAGATCACCGACGCGCGGCCTGACACCGGGGGTCTTTCCGGTGCGACCCCGTCAGAAGCTGTGAGTTGGGGAAAGGTCGATCCGTCGATGTTGCCGGATACCGTCGTGGTCTATCTGGACTCCACGGTGGCGATGCCGATCCTCACCTCCTATGCCCTTGCCCGGAAGAAGAAGCGGCGCCTCAAGCGTCTGTACGACCGCCGGGAAGAGGCCATGGCGTTGTTGAAGCGCGAGTATGAAAAGGCCAGTACACGTTCCAGATAA
- a CDS encoding ferrous iron transport protein A, with protein sequence MPKEIVSLSSLAPGESGTIQQMQGLGRNARQRLLEMGLMQGVRIRLVRRAPLGDPLEIHLKGYRLMLRDSEACSIFLERECIV encoded by the coding sequence ATGCCCAAAGAGATCGTGTCACTGAGTTCATTGGCCCCGGGCGAGTCGGGGACCATACAGCAAATGCAGGGACTCGGCCGCAATGCCCGCCAGCGTCTGCTCGAAATGGGTTTGATGCAGGGCGTGCGCATCCGCCTCGTACGGCGCGCGCCACTGGGCGACCCGCTCGAGATCCACCTGAAGGGATACAGACTCATGCTGCGCGACAGCGAGGCATGCAGCATTTTCCTCGAACGCGAATGCATCGTATGA
- a CDS encoding transcriptional repressor codes for MNAEAAHDILTKHLRANGNLRSTASRLAVLDAVLASQGHFDAEGLYYRMITNGTRISKATVYNTLDLLQECGLVSKYRFAENSSRYEKAFGRPHHHHLVCLQCGDIIEFVNERLNRIQEDVCSEKNFDPQSSSLQVFGTCAKCRKSRG; via the coding sequence ATGAATGCTGAAGCTGCCCACGATATTCTGACAAAGCACCTCCGGGCGAACGGAAATCTCAGATCCACCGCCTCCCGCCTGGCCGTCCTCGATGCGGTCCTGGCCAGCCAGGGACACTTCGATGCCGAAGGCTTGTACTACCGGATGATCACCAACGGTACACGGATATCAAAGGCCACGGTATACAACACCCTGGACCTCCTCCAGGAATGTGGCCTGGTTTCAAAATATCGATTTGCAGAGAATAGCTCCCGCTATGAGAAGGCGTTCGGACGCCCTCACCACCACCACCTGGTCTGCCTCCAGTGTGGCGATATCATCGAATTCGTCAATGAACGTCTCAATCGCATTCAGGAAGATGTCTGCAGCGAGAAGAACTTCGATCCCCAGAGTTCCAGCCTCCAGGTCTTCGGGACGTGCGCAAAATGCCGGAAATCGAGAGGATAG